GGCTCGCCCGCATCCGAGGACGCGACGGCCCTGGCGTTCGACGAGGCATCCCGACGGGGCGTCGATCTGGTGGCCTTGCACGCGTGGAGCGACGTCGGCGTCTTTCCAGTACTCGGGATGGACTGGCACAAATACGAAGAAGAAGGACACGAGGTGCTGGGCGAACGTCTCGCCGGATGGCAGGAGCAGTACCCCGACGTGCACATCCAGCGCCGAATCGTCTGCGACCAACCCGCACGCTGGCTCATCGAGGAGTCTGAAAAGGCTCAGCTCGTGGTCCTCGGCAGCCACGGTCGCGGCGGGCTCGCCGGTATGCTGGTCGGCTCGGTCAGTTCCAAGGTGGCGCAGGCGTCGAAGGCTCCCGTGATCGTCGTCCGCGCCCGGCATGGTTCGAAATGACCGACACTCCAGTGACGGACACCCCCAAGCCCATCGTCGTCGGCGTCGACGGCAGCGACGCCGCGATGTCGGCGGCGATATGGGCGGCCGCGGTAGCGCTGAAATTCGAGGTCCCACTCGAATTGGTCAGCGGCGCACCTGAAACCGGTCACCTGGTGACCGATGCCGCCATGGCCATCCGTGCTGCCGCGCTCGCCGAACACCACGAGCAGGCAGCCGCGCTCCTCAAATCGACAGAGGAACAGGTGCGAGCCGCGGCGCCCGGACTCGAGGTGACCACGTTGCTGTCCGATGAGCCGGCCGACGCGTTACTGATCTCGCGCAGCCGCTCCGCACGATTCGTGGTTCTCGGCGCCGGGTCCATATCGCCGGCGGCCGCGCTGTTGGTCGGGTCGACAACCCTTGCCGTAACGGCACATTCGGCGTGTCCCGTCGTCGTGTGGCGCGGTGAGAGTGACGTGCCCACAACGAAGCCCATCGTGCTCGGCGTGGACGGCGAACGGACCGGTGCGGTCGCTTTTGAAACTGCTTTCGAGTTGGCGAGCAGATTCGGCGTCGAGTTGAGAGCGGTTCACGCGTGGCCGTCGGTCCGGCCGCCGGCGTGGGTCACCGAGCCGCTGCTAACCGATTGGGATGGTCTGGAGAGTCTCGAGTGGGCGAAGCTACTCAACACGCTCGAGCCGTGGACCGCTCGATATCCGAACGTCAAGGTGACGAACTACATCGAGCCGGATGGACCCGCGAAGGTTCTCCTGCGGCATGCGGCCGAGTCGCAGCTCGTCATCGTCGGCAGCCGGAAGCGCACCCTGCTGGCGGCTACGCTGGTGGGATCCACCGGGCTAAATCTTTTGAACCACTGCACAACCCCGGTGGTCATTTGTCACTGACTTTACGTGCGGGCGACGATCACCGGGGTCTGCGCTGCCTGCACAACCGCAGTGCTCACCGAACCCAGTAGGGTGCTTGCGATCGCTCCGTGCCCATGGCTGCCGACAACGATCATCTGCGGCGGTCCGGGATAGTCGACCAGACGCACGGCCGGTTGATCGCGAACGATCACCCTGCGCACCGCAACTTCGGGATAGCGGTCATGCCAGACGGACAGCTGTTCTGCGACCTGTCGGTCCACCTCGACGCGCAGATTCTCCCAGTCGAGGTCGAATTCGAACGCCCCCGAACCCC
The nucleotide sequence above comes from Mycolicibacterium moriokaense. Encoded proteins:
- a CDS encoding universal stress protein, encoding MTDTPVTDTPKPIVVGVDGSDAAMSAAIWAAAVALKFEVPLELVSGAPETGHLVTDAAMAIRAAALAEHHEQAAALLKSTEEQVRAAAPGLEVTTLLSDEPADALLISRSRSARFVVLGAGSISPAAALLVGSTTLAVTAHSACPVVVWRGESDVPTTKPIVLGVDGERTGAVAFETAFELASRFGVELRAVHAWPSVRPPAWVTEPLLTDWDGLESLEWAKLLNTLEPWTARYPNVKVTNYIEPDGPAKVLLRHAAESQLVIVGSRKRTLLAATLVGSTGLNLLNHCTTPVVICH